In a single window of the Arachis hypogaea cultivar Tifrunner chromosome 6, arahy.Tifrunner.gnm2.J5K5, whole genome shotgun sequence genome:
- the LOC112697078 gene encoding histidine biosynthesis bifunctional protein hisIE, chloroplastic isoform X3: MTISYAHMLQFSTSFLNGKLSFTSDNKGRRTHVLPFASLERPDKNIVVDPKFCQVDSLLDSVKWDDKGLAVAIAQNVDTGAILMQGFANREAVFTTLSSRKATFFSRSRSTLWTKGETSNNFINIHDVFLDCDRDSIIYLGKPDGPTCHTGAETCYYTSVFDSLKQQEIEGNRLALTSLYSLESTISQRKAELAEEENGKPSWTKRLLLNDKLLCSKIREEANELCQTLENNEDKSRTASEMADVLYHAMVLLAVKDVKVEDVLQVLRQRFFQSGIEEKKSRVSKKSEQD, encoded by the exons ATGACCATTTCCTATGCTCACATGCTTCAGTTTTCCACTAGTTTCCTCAATGGCAAGCTATCATTTACCAGTGACAATAAAGGGAGAAGGACACACGTCTTACCTTTTGCTTCGTTGGAGAGACCAGACAAAAATATTGTCGTTGACCCCAAG TTTTGTCAGGTAGACTCTCTGCTGGACAGTGTAAAATGGGATGATAAAGGTTTGGCTGTGGCAATAGCTCAGAATGTTGACACTGGAGCCATATTAATGCAAGGTTTTGCAAATAGAGAAGCAGTGTTTACAACCCTATCTTCCCGGAAGGCTACGTTCTTCAGTCGGTCACGGTCAACATTGTGGACCAAAGGAGAGActtctaataattttataaatattcacGATGTTTTTCTTGACTGTGATCGTGATTCT ATAATATACCTCGGGAAACCTGATGGACCTACCTGCCACACGGGGGCAGAAACATGCTATTATACATCAGTCTTTGACTCACTAAAACAGCAAGAG ATTGAAGGAAATAGGTTGGCATTAACCTCTTTGTATTCATTAGAGTCGACAATCTCCCAACGCAAAGCAGAGTTAGCAGAAGAAGAGAATGGAAAGCCCTCATGGACTAAGCGATTATTGCTCAATGATAAGTTGTTATGCTCAAAAATCAG AGAAGAGGCAAATGAGTTGTGTCAAACACTAGAGAATAACGAGGACAAGTCACGTACTGCTTCAGAGATGGCTGATGTACTCTATCATGCCATGGTACTGTTGGCAGTGAAAGATGTCAAAGTAGAAGATGTTCTGCAGGTTCTTCGGCAGAGATTTTTCCAATCTGGTATCGAGGAAAAGAAAAGTCGAGTATCCAAGAAATCAGAGCAAGATTGA
- the LOC112697078 gene encoding histidine biosynthesis bifunctional protein hisIE, chloroplastic isoform X1 — MLGLKMTISYAHMLQFSTSFLNGKLSFTSDNKGRRTHVLPFASLERPDKNIVVDPKFCQVDSLLDSVKWDDKGLAVAIAQNVDTGAILMQGFANREAVFTTLSSRKATFFSRSRSTLWTKGETSNNFINIHDVFLDCDRDSIIYLGKPDGPTCHTGAETCYYTSVFDSLKQQEIEGNRLALTSLYSLESTISQRKAELAEEENGKPSWTKRLLLNDKLLCSKIREEANELCQTLENNEDKSRTASEMADVLYHAMVLLAVKDVKVEDVLQVLRQRFFQSGIEEKKSRVSKKSEQD; from the exons ATGTTGG GTTTGAAAATGACCATTTCCTATGCTCACATGCTTCAGTTTTCCACTAGTTTCCTCAATGGCAAGCTATCATTTACCAGTGACAATAAAGGGAGAAGGACACACGTCTTACCTTTTGCTTCGTTGGAGAGACCAGACAAAAATATTGTCGTTGACCCCAAG TTTTGTCAGGTAGACTCTCTGCTGGACAGTGTAAAATGGGATGATAAAGGTTTGGCTGTGGCAATAGCTCAGAATGTTGACACTGGAGCCATATTAATGCAAGGTTTTGCAAATAGAGAAGCAGTGTTTACAACCCTATCTTCCCGGAAGGCTACGTTCTTCAGTCGGTCACGGTCAACATTGTGGACCAAAGGAGAGActtctaataattttataaatattcacGATGTTTTTCTTGACTGTGATCGTGATTCT ATAATATACCTCGGGAAACCTGATGGACCTACCTGCCACACGGGGGCAGAAACATGCTATTATACATCAGTCTTTGACTCACTAAAACAGCAAGAG ATTGAAGGAAATAGGTTGGCATTAACCTCTTTGTATTCATTAGAGTCGACAATCTCCCAACGCAAAGCAGAGTTAGCAGAAGAAGAGAATGGAAAGCCCTCATGGACTAAGCGATTATTGCTCAATGATAAGTTGTTATGCTCAAAAATCAG AGAAGAGGCAAATGAGTTGTGTCAAACACTAGAGAATAACGAGGACAAGTCACGTACTGCTTCAGAGATGGCTGATGTACTCTATCATGCCATGGTACTGTTGGCAGTGAAAGATGTCAAAGTAGAAGATGTTCTGCAGGTTCTTCGGCAGAGATTTTTCCAATCTGGTATCGAGGAAAAGAAAAGTCGAGTATCCAAGAAATCAGAGCAAGATTGA
- the LOC112697078 gene encoding histidine biosynthesis bifunctional protein hisIE, chloroplastic isoform X5 produces the protein MQGFANREAVFTTLSSRKATFFSRSRSTLWTKGETSNNFINIHDVFLDCDRDSIIYLGKPDGPTCHTGAETCYYTSVFDSLKQQEIEGNRLALTSLYSLESTISQRKAELAEEENGKPSWTKRLLLNDKLLCSKIREEANELCQTLENNEDKSRTASEMADVLYHAMVLLAVKDVKVEDVLQVLRQRFFQSGIEEKKSRVSKKSEQD, from the exons ATGCAAGGTTTTGCAAATAGAGAAGCAGTGTTTACAACCCTATCTTCCCGGAAGGCTACGTTCTTCAGTCGGTCACGGTCAACATTGTGGACCAAAGGAGAGActtctaataattttataaatattcacGATGTTTTTCTTGACTGTGATCGTGATTCT ATAATATACCTCGGGAAACCTGATGGACCTACCTGCCACACGGGGGCAGAAACATGCTATTATACATCAGTCTTTGACTCACTAAAACAGCAAGAG ATTGAAGGAAATAGGTTGGCATTAACCTCTTTGTATTCATTAGAGTCGACAATCTCCCAACGCAAAGCAGAGTTAGCAGAAGAAGAGAATGGAAAGCCCTCATGGACTAAGCGATTATTGCTCAATGATAAGTTGTTATGCTCAAAAATCAG AGAAGAGGCAAATGAGTTGTGTCAAACACTAGAGAATAACGAGGACAAGTCACGTACTGCTTCAGAGATGGCTGATGTACTCTATCATGCCATGGTACTGTTGGCAGTGAAAGATGTCAAAGTAGAAGATGTTCTGCAGGTTCTTCGGCAGAGATTTTTCCAATCTGGTATCGAGGAAAAGAAAAGTCGAGTATCCAAGAAATCAGAGCAAGATTGA
- the LOC112697078 gene encoding histidine biosynthesis bifunctional protein hisIE, chloroplastic isoform X4: MTISYAHMLQFSTSFLNGKLSFTSDNKGRRTHVLPFASLERPDKNIVVDPKVDSLLDSVKWDDKGLAVAIAQNVDTGAILMQGFANREAVFTTLSSRKATFFSRSRSTLWTKGETSNNFINIHDVFLDCDRDSIIYLGKPDGPTCHTGAETCYYTSVFDSLKQQEIEGNRLALTSLYSLESTISQRKAELAEEENGKPSWTKRLLLNDKLLCSKIREEANELCQTLENNEDKSRTASEMADVLYHAMVLLAVKDVKVEDVLQVLRQRFFQSGIEEKKSRVSKKSEQD; the protein is encoded by the exons ATGACCATTTCCTATGCTCACATGCTTCAGTTTTCCACTAGTTTCCTCAATGGCAAGCTATCATTTACCAGTGACAATAAAGGGAGAAGGACACACGTCTTACCTTTTGCTTCGTTGGAGAGACCAGACAAAAATATTGTCGTTGACCCCAAG GTAGACTCTCTGCTGGACAGTGTAAAATGGGATGATAAAGGTTTGGCTGTGGCAATAGCTCAGAATGTTGACACTGGAGCCATATTAATGCAAGGTTTTGCAAATAGAGAAGCAGTGTTTACAACCCTATCTTCCCGGAAGGCTACGTTCTTCAGTCGGTCACGGTCAACATTGTGGACCAAAGGAGAGActtctaataattttataaatattcacGATGTTTTTCTTGACTGTGATCGTGATTCT ATAATATACCTCGGGAAACCTGATGGACCTACCTGCCACACGGGGGCAGAAACATGCTATTATACATCAGTCTTTGACTCACTAAAACAGCAAGAG ATTGAAGGAAATAGGTTGGCATTAACCTCTTTGTATTCATTAGAGTCGACAATCTCCCAACGCAAAGCAGAGTTAGCAGAAGAAGAGAATGGAAAGCCCTCATGGACTAAGCGATTATTGCTCAATGATAAGTTGTTATGCTCAAAAATCAG AGAAGAGGCAAATGAGTTGTGTCAAACACTAGAGAATAACGAGGACAAGTCACGTACTGCTTCAGAGATGGCTGATGTACTCTATCATGCCATGGTACTGTTGGCAGTGAAAGATGTCAAAGTAGAAGATGTTCTGCAGGTTCTTCGGCAGAGATTTTTCCAATCTGGTATCGAGGAAAAGAAAAGTCGAGTATCCAAGAAATCAGAGCAAGATTGA
- the LOC112697078 gene encoding histidine biosynthesis bifunctional protein hisIE, chloroplastic isoform X2: MLGLKMTISYAHMLQFSTSFLNGKLSFTSDNKGRRTHVLPFASLERPDKNIVVDPKVDSLLDSVKWDDKGLAVAIAQNVDTGAILMQGFANREAVFTTLSSRKATFFSRSRSTLWTKGETSNNFINIHDVFLDCDRDSIIYLGKPDGPTCHTGAETCYYTSVFDSLKQQEIEGNRLALTSLYSLESTISQRKAELAEEENGKPSWTKRLLLNDKLLCSKIREEANELCQTLENNEDKSRTASEMADVLYHAMVLLAVKDVKVEDVLQVLRQRFFQSGIEEKKSRVSKKSEQD, from the exons ATGTTGG GTTTGAAAATGACCATTTCCTATGCTCACATGCTTCAGTTTTCCACTAGTTTCCTCAATGGCAAGCTATCATTTACCAGTGACAATAAAGGGAGAAGGACACACGTCTTACCTTTTGCTTCGTTGGAGAGACCAGACAAAAATATTGTCGTTGACCCCAAG GTAGACTCTCTGCTGGACAGTGTAAAATGGGATGATAAAGGTTTGGCTGTGGCAATAGCTCAGAATGTTGACACTGGAGCCATATTAATGCAAGGTTTTGCAAATAGAGAAGCAGTGTTTACAACCCTATCTTCCCGGAAGGCTACGTTCTTCAGTCGGTCACGGTCAACATTGTGGACCAAAGGAGAGActtctaataattttataaatattcacGATGTTTTTCTTGACTGTGATCGTGATTCT ATAATATACCTCGGGAAACCTGATGGACCTACCTGCCACACGGGGGCAGAAACATGCTATTATACATCAGTCTTTGACTCACTAAAACAGCAAGAG ATTGAAGGAAATAGGTTGGCATTAACCTCTTTGTATTCATTAGAGTCGACAATCTCCCAACGCAAAGCAGAGTTAGCAGAAGAAGAGAATGGAAAGCCCTCATGGACTAAGCGATTATTGCTCAATGATAAGTTGTTATGCTCAAAAATCAG AGAAGAGGCAAATGAGTTGTGTCAAACACTAGAGAATAACGAGGACAAGTCACGTACTGCTTCAGAGATGGCTGATGTACTCTATCATGCCATGGTACTGTTGGCAGTGAAAGATGTCAAAGTAGAAGATGTTCTGCAGGTTCTTCGGCAGAGATTTTTCCAATCTGGTATCGAGGAAAAGAAAAGTCGAGTATCCAAGAAATCAGAGCAAGATTGA